ggaagaaaattAGAAAAACACCTAGGCGATAAATAGGATACTTATAACCGGAAGTTCTGTAGATATTCAGTTTTATCATACATATAAAATAATGGGTTGAAGAGATGATGAGTTGATCCCTTCAACATACAAATTTTATGGATTTAATGGTTCTGCGAACAAACCAAAGGGGGGGCTGACTATGCGAATTCTTCTACAAAATTTACCAACAAATATCACATTCTGCGTAGTGGATGTTGAGTCTCCCTATAATGCTCTCATTGGAATACCATGGTTGCATGGAATACTAGTTGTTGCATCTACATTTCATCAATGCATCAAGTTTCCTTTACCCCAGGGTGTTGGCATTATGAGAGGAGATACAGTTGAAAGTAAAAGTTCCCAAGAAATTGATGTTGACAAATACGAAGCAAGGGAATTCAAGGGaagaaatttcaaaaattatgcgGCAGATAGTCAAAGAGCAGAGAGATTGATGGTTGATGAAGTGTACGAGGTGGGAGAAACAAGTATGCGAGGTGCTGGAATTTATTAGATGAGAATGGTTAAAATCAATAATCATTATGAGGAAAGGAAACAAACTTCGATGCAAAGTTCATGGTGGAAGAAAAATAGTAGAAGAAATCAATGACGGCGGCAACGGAAATGGATAATAATAGATGAAGATAAATAGAAACAAAATATCAAACAATGAAGGGTACAATGACTTTCGCACAAAGCCAAATCAATAACGCAAATGAATATTCTGGAAAATATATGTGAATTAAAGAAGATTCAAAAGGTGTAGAAGGTAAATGAGTAGAATAAATAGCATACCTGATTTTCTTCGAACAAGATGATTCGATAGAAGCATTTATGTACTATAGTTGTACGAATTAAAAGATTGGAATGAGAAATTTTAACTTCATATGGTAAATCCATAATAAGAAAACAGAAAGagaaatctttataataagacctttacaaaaggctacagaaaatgatatttattatcagattggctaggaattcaaatgtggcgtgcaccctagttcacttatatgcaagaggcaatatagtaagacctatcACACGTTATACTTGGAGaaacctagaaggcatgactcaagagaaggctacaccgaccccggaacttgagttgtggagatttagGGTGAGACtaaaacgataatgcccatccgtgagagataccttaaattttcagtctaagatgataatcttagattgagggcctaaggtgagaaaggctctcccaaggagtgcagaaactcgatcagggctccgaggtacacagttgagtcaagagtgcacgggacgtctggagcgtacctttccactcttaacaagtcctgactatgatgcagtCGGTCCGAAGATGCCCCACCTAGGGTGCGATCTTgctgccataaaccctataggtagtatatgcgagattgcgaaatcaactggttgtcgaaaaactggatgggaagagccataatcttaacacgatataggtaagcttccttgaaggggaaaccagggggaaaataaggacgacaccctccattagggagctgaattgtgtcaaaagtcgtaaatgtGACAAGACTTTTAACTCAaacgagtattaagacttgtgatatttacgcaaattaacctgaagaggaaataatacaataaaatgataagacgagatcaatgggtcaatacattatggtgtaaagactgcctgcgatttcgtcgcacataaaCAGAGGCAAAGTaggacctttacataggaaggaaaaaataagacctcatagaTAATATAAGGAAAGAAGTTTTTGATAAAGGATTGCAATCATATTTGGTCTATAAACATAtgccaaataacaagaggcaagaatgggaatgcaaaggaagtgttatttgcccTATTTTGATAGTCTTATATGCATATGAAAAGGTCATAAATATGAAGCGAAAAAAAGAAGAGTtatattaaaaagatgaaagctGAATTTACAAGAACTTTTACaagaatttacaacaaaaagaaacTATTCATTTCGCTCAGTCTCAGAATCActagtttcttcttcagaatcttcttctccatcagtaacttagatatcaggaatgggtacattttcaggaatcgTTGGAAAGCTGTATTTtgacaaaggaataccattctctAGACAAACTCTTTTTAACAGCAGCCTCACGAGAGCGATTAGCATCATTACTGTTGTTTCGGACTAAGTTAaaccaattttccttcaattgctgatactttGAGTTACGAatggatgattcttcttctttagcaacCAAGTGAGTTTCTAGCTCTGCAACTTTCTTTTAATACTCCTTCTATTTCTCTACGAAGCATCAACAAAAGAGTTAAAATAACAGACAATTATTCTTAAAGAATATgaatgaagatcaaagaacaacaaatgacctttataattggaaataatgtatGCGACCAGTGTAGAATGATCAATGTGAAGGCTAACATTTACATCTAAATTATTTCCagcatcgttcagaactctagcagcccaacttaactcagcttcactttctataaggagttgagatcgaattaagtttCTTTCCTCAATAAGTGTGTTCCTCTCACGAAAAGTTGAATCACGTTCTATTTTAACTTCAATAATGGATTCTTGAAATTGTTCTAGTGCCTTTGCACCCCTAAGAGCGATTTCATCCTTCtcaataataagtttgttcttcttctcctccaataCCTGAATTGCTTCTCTCTCCTCATAAAAAATGTCGTTTAAAATTGTTGACAGCGGATAATGCATTTTTATGGCGTTCTCTAAGGGTAGTATAGTTTAATCTTAATTCTTCCAAgctaaggttttcaaatcctcgagTAGGATAATTATTTAAAGAGGAATTGAGATGCTCTAAAATAATTTCAGCATCGGGAAGATTAGCCGTTTCATCTGAAAGGTCATACAGGTCTGCGAAGTTAATTAAGTAAGAAGTACGAATGATCAGATAAAAGAAAAGGAGTGAGAAAATATAAGTTGCATACCTATGAGTTCCTTGTTTATTTCTCGAGTTTGGAGAACCAATTGAGAATTAGTTAAATTCTCATTTCTAAGTTTTGTATTCTCGCTTGTAAGATTAGCATTCGCATCCGACAGAATAGACTTCTACTGTTTTAGTTTGGCATTCTCGTCTTGCAACCTGCGAAGTTTTCTTTCATTTTCTAAAGAAATCGCATAAGATATGCGGGCACTCtgtgaaaataaaagcattataagtaaaagaagaaataataaggAAAAGATAAAAGGCAAATGTGGCAGAACATTACCAAGCCATTCATCGCAAATTGAAAATCTGGGTTTATCGCAGAGGCATCTCCACGAAGGAATCGGTCCCCCCAATCAGAAGCAGCACAGATCCTTGAGACCATCTTGAAGGCACGATCTGTTTCATCATCCCCAAGAGTAGCTAAAGCGTCTCCAGAAAAAGATCAGACAACTTCTTCCGATATGAATCGATCGATACCTCTTCTTCAGAAACAAAAGTATTTTCATCTGAAGAATatgaacttgaagaagaatcatATCTCACAAGGTTCCTAGAAACATCATCTTTTAATGAAGTTTTCTTGGATACAGATTTTGACGCGGGTTTCTTAGGAGTGCTCTTGCCTTTGCTTAAAGTTTTGTCATTCAAAGGAttcacctacgcgaataatcaagataagaaacagaggcaacaatatttttaAAAATAGAAACTGTGTTTCTTGCTTCCTTTTTCTGTGAAGTTGATACCTTGCGCGAAATACTGACCTTTTTGGCATCCTGCGAAGGAGAAGAAATAAGAGATAAGAAGGAAAGTTATGAGAATTTACAAATTGGATCAAGAAGATCACATACCGctactttcttttcctcatttGCGAGTAATTTAAATTCCCAAGGTTGGTAAAGAGGATTGTCAGAACCATCCGCAGCTTTACCAGATACAAATGACCCTTCCAAGATGACAATCCTCTTCGGGAAGAGGATTATCAGAACCATCCGCAGCTTTAACAGACACAAAGGAACCTTCCAAGATGACAGGGCAATTAAGCCAACTAGAATCATTGGATCTGCGAGCAGCACGATTAGAGTTTGAATTCCAATCAAAGTCTCGCATAATTTTCTCATCTTCAGCGATACGATCTACTCTCCTTATGCGAACAACCCATTTAGTCACGTTACTTTTCATAACAGTGACGTAAtaattcttaaagaaattatcaagagtatacTCAGCAAGATCTATTTTATCACGATGATCCTCTTTTCGCACTTCATAAGGGTAAGAATTCCCAAGACCAGCTGCGCGGCGAGCATACTATAATggtatcctaatagcatcaccactCAACTGAAATATTCCTCGTGCGAATCTTTCATCATCAAGAATTCTATAGAAGAGAGGAATCTCGGGGTTATACAAAGGAATTGGTAGAAATTGAAGTTGACCTAATGCAACGATGACTTTTCGATATTCCATTTATCAGATTTGATTTGATCAAGATTAAGTTTGGATGCGAAACTATATGAAGGAGGAAGAGAGAGTTCGTAACCCCTCTGATTAAAATCAGTTTTTAGTTTGTTAAAtccaatttccatctttttaccagcaggagccattaAAGAATGGGAATGAAGAAGTATAAATTTgcagagaaggtgaagaagaatgaaagaaatgAAAGGAGTAAGGTAGAAGAGAATATATAGGAAAGAGCGACCCGTTTTTCAAGATTTAttctcattaatgcgaagaaaAGAACGGATAAAAACATACGGTTAAAAAGGACGTGTCAAAAGATGAGTGGTTAAAAGGACACGCGTACATAAGGAGAGCTTGAAATAGGGAAAATTGTCGGCAAAGTAAAATGAAAAGACAAGCATGTGCAATTTACAAGAggggaatttctcatatcgctcattctgaagaataagcaatatgagaagaggcaaatgcaggagttaaatatcgcacacgttaataACAACGCGAAGTAAAGAGTACAACTTAAACGAAGAGCAtcgcacacaacaaagttgagatgaagcatcagatgatgtcagcaaagtcacgagtaaggtgtgaagaattatgcgaagaagtatgctatgcgaggatgagcgattgtatatgagcgaatgtgtcgcatagtgatcccgaaaataatgggtttcttagctgtcatccaataTGTataatcctatataaaggagagaggtcattGTTTCTTAGAGGATTCTAAGGTAAGTCTTGGTAAAGAAataaggagagagagagaaagtgaatctagatttcaagtagaattgttgtaatacttgaatctattttgtaaacattcccaatcttcaattaataaaacaagaattcataatgatcacCTAGAAATTGGATCAGTTttagtggagtgtagttgtaagatttttTACAACTACAATCCTGACTATTTTACATTctcatccatttaaacagtatcaaattttagatgtctttttcacacagaaattaatgattttgatctttttaatcaattttgtggaAACTATAAACGTTTTGTAGATAAGAGGTTAAGTACATGAACTATGAACTAGGCCCTCGACCCGAAATATATGCTCCTTAGGAAGACGGGTGATGCTACACGATCTTAATTCGTAATTGGCAAGTATcaaattctttatttctttttaccggtaaaataagaaaagaaaaaagagatcgGTCAATTAATGCCAAGGCCACTTGTAGCTAGTTTAGGAGTAAGGTCCCGTACTGAGGAAAGCACTATTTTACCGATTCACCCACTTAAGGCACTAACTATTCCATTTTAACTACAACGTACGAATACTCTAGTTCCAACTATTCCATTCTTCAATTACCAATCAAACACTTTGACAAACGAGCAATTTTACTAGCCGAGAACAATATTTATTCCGTCTGTGAAATGGATCAGCTAATTTCATTTTCGTTTCAAATTTGCATGTGAAGGATTTTGGGGGACCTTTGGGCTTTCTTTCATAAGTTTAGTGCCCTTGTAATTATATTTGCTTTTAATACCATTTTGACTTACAGAAGAAGTAGAAAAGAACAATAATCAAGCAATTAAATGGGAAGGAACTAGAATTGTTTGTTTTCGTACTTTAATAATCGAACAAGATGGGTGAATTTGTGCAATTTTTCAATAGCCACGTCTAACTAGTTTAATAGCGTGTTTGGATAAAAATTTgcttctgatttcttcttctatttcaagCCGGAAACAAAATTATTTTGCTTTACAAAAGGTTgatttttcggaaaatgggtcatttgtccaaatatttttaaaacatggttcaaatggacgagtaaaaattattatgggtgaaatggacaccaaaaaaatagcaaggatgaaactggattcatcctgacttaaacttaaaaaatagcaaggatgaaactggatggatcctgatgtaaattaaaaataaaaaaaatatttgagaattggtatgatgaaattgtttacatcctgactatttttacatttttgtccatttaaacagtatcaagaTCTAAATGACCTATTCatccaaaaattgttgattttggtctttttaaccaattttgtgaagctTTTCTGCTTTTAGGAGTCGTTCTGAAATATTATTGCCACACAGACTTTTGATTTCCAGAAATCGAAAAACAACTTCTGAGTTTGCATTCAAATACCTTATAAGATTGAGGCAAGCACTATTTCAGCGGTTCACTTAAGGCACTACTATATCCCATCTAGTTCCTACTATTTGGTTCTTTATTAAACCGTAAACATTTTCCATTAGAAATTCCTCTCTCGAAAAGCCCCAAACCCTTTACTCTCTCCACGCCCAAAATTCTCAATTTCTCATAAGAACCCTAGCTAACATTTCTCTTGTTAATTCCTCTTCGTTATAAAATGGGGAATTTCAGTGATCTAGCAACAGACATATTACTCGACATTATCACTCACTTGCCAACTGAATCGGTATTAGAGTGTAAATTAGCTTGCAAGCAGTGGAGAAATCTTGTTTCTCATCATCCATCATTCTCTAAATCCCATCTAACTCGTCTCAATCACTCTGATGATTCTAGTAAGTCAAGCTTTCTTGTCTTAAGTCCAGGGCATTTTTACTATTTTGAGTATAATGAGAACAATGATGAAACCCTATTGACAGTATGAGAAGGATCAATTTCACCCCTCCATTTGCATATTCTAGTTATATCTTTTTAGGTTCAATTAATGGTTTGGTCTGCTTATCTGAATTCCATGATACATCTGTTTGTATTTGTAACCCCGTGACTAAAGAGTATGTTAATATACCAAAATTTAGTAGAGAATCCGATTCCGATCAGTATAAGCCTTGGGCGAGAGGGTTTGGTTACCTTCCTTTAACTAATGAGTATAAATTTGTTGAAAGTGTTAGGTTAAAAACAGACTTCAGTATTGTTGAGGTTGCAGTTTACACTGTTGGCAGTGGCAAGGGGTGGAGAAATGTTGGTAGATTTGATCTTAAGTGTGGCGATACTCTTATCGATCATGGTGTCTTTGTGAATGGAGCGCTGTCTTGGGTTAATAAATGTGGAGGAATGGTTTATGTTCTCGATTTGGCTGAGGAAAAATTTCGTGAACATATTTCACCACCTCCTAAGCCACCAGGCTGGTGGCATGGATATGCTATAGGGGTTTTGGGTGGGGTTTTATACTATGCCACTGAACATGGCTATCATTTGAGCGAAAGCACATCTGACATATGGCTACTGAAAGGGAAGAACGATAGTCAGGGCACGAAAGAGCAGGTGGAGCAAGAGACATTGGGT
Above is a genomic segment from Papaver somniferum cultivar HN1 chromosome 10, ASM357369v1, whole genome shotgun sequence containing:
- the LOC113315092 gene encoding F-box/kelch-repeat protein At3g23880-like encodes the protein MRRINFTPPFAYSSYIFLGSINGLVCLSEFHDTSVCICNPVTKEYVNIPKFSRESDSDQYKPWARGFGYLPLTNEYKFVESVRLKTDFSIVEVAVYTVGSGKGWRNVGRFDLKCGDTLIDHGVFVNGALSWVNKCGGMVYVLDLAEEKFREHISPPPKPPGWWHGYAIGVLGGVLYYATEHGYHLSESTSDIWLLKGKNDSQGTKEQVEQETLGWSYEFSYPEKKPFALVNGGVLYFHLWSLGIYDAVTSTSKELVRFSSVEQLLPHKNTLISLKELGEEDVKILG